Genomic segment of Vampirovibrio chlorellavorus:
TGGAAAACAGGAAGCTGGCCTGAGGCATAAACACCATATAGGCCCGTAACGCCTCCAGTGGAATCTGGGTGATGTCCTGCCCATCCAGAAAAATGGTCTTTTCGGGCACTTCCAACACACGTGGCAACAGGCGCAACAGGGTGGATTTTCCGCTGCCCACCGAGCCCACCAAGGCCACTGTTTCTCCGGGACGAATGGTTAAACTGACATCCCGCAACACCGCCTGCCGGTTCTGTTGGGCCTCTGGGGCTGACATTTCCAGGGTTTCTGTCTCGAAAGCCTCTGGCTCTGAGGTGGGTGGAGAGGGCTTGGCATAGGGATTGTTATAGGCAAAGGTCAGGTTACGAATCTCGATTTCCCCCCGAACGGGCGAATCAGTTGAAACGGATTCAGAACCGTCCTGAATATTGGGCTGGGCGCTAAAGACTTCATCCAGCCGTTGTAAGGCCGCTGTGCCCTGCTGAAAAATGGAAATAGTCCAGCCCAGGGCCATAGTGGGCCAGGCCAGATGCTCCAGGTACATGGTGAAGGCCACAAAGCCACCCCAGTCCAATTGTTTTTCAATGACCTGCCAGCCGCCCACCAGCAAGACTAAGCCGGTACTAATGCCGCTGAGGCCCGCCAGCAGCATAAACAGCAAAATGCGCTCGTGAATCAGCCGGGTATAAGCACCAAAATAGGAGTCGCAAACTGTTTGAAAGCGCTGATTCTCCTGAGCTTCCCGCACATAGGACTGAATGACCATCATGCCGTTCAGGTTTTCCTGAGCCACCGTGCTGATTTCCCCCAGTACGGTTTGCACATCGTAGAAGCCCTGACGCACTTTTTTACTAATTTTGCCCATAAACACAATCACAATGGGGTACAGCAGGAAGGTGACCATGGCCAGCTTCCAGTTCAGGCTCAACATCATGGGAATGGTCAGCGTATAGGCCAGCAAGGTGTTCACCCCCAGCATAATGCCGCCGCCAGTGAGGTACTTGGTGGCGTCCACGTCGTTGGTCATGCGGGACATCAGCTCCCCCGGCGGGTGGGCGGCGAAATAGCTGACGGGCATCTTGAGCAAGTGGCCATACAGCTGATTGCGCAGGTCAAATTCCAGACGACGGCCAGCCCCCAATAAATAGTGACGAGAGGCCACCCGGCAGATCAGCACCAGCACGGCCAGCCCGGCAATAACCCACAGATGACTGTAAAAGCCCTGCCACAGCAGGTCGGGCGCTGTCTTGATTTGTGCGTCTGCCGGTTGGTAGATGGCCTGAATGGCATCCACGGCCGCTTTAATTTGCAGGGGGATGAGCAGGCCCAGCCCATTGGTAAAACCCAAGGCCAACACGCCCAGGGCCAATTCGGTTTTGTAGCGCAGGAAAATGGTCCGGTATTTTTTTAATAGACCCCAGAGGGTCATGGGTGGCGAGGCGGTGGTCACGTTCTTACATCAGCTTTACATCAGCCCGATACAGATTAGAAAGGCATATCCCATTTTACGGGGGCAGGGCTGATTCCGTCCAGTAATGCGGGCTGAGCGCTTCAAGGCAGAGGGGGATCTGGATAAGGCATTGACACGCCCCCCGGTTTGATTCATAACTATGCTTGTAGCTAGTTAGAATTTCTGGTTGCGACCTCATGGGCGATTGGCGCAGTTGGTAGCGCATCACATTGACATTGTGGAGGTCACTGGTTCGAGTCCAGTATCGCCCACCATACTCTCCCAAGGGTTTCAGGGATTGGGGAGAGAGTTCCAAAAAAGCTCATGGGACACTGATGGGACACTCGCCATCAACTGTCCCCAGTTAATGTACATCCCCATCTTTCGGCTAGCAAACCACTACAAAAAAACAATCACCCTTTTTTCAAACCAGCCTTCTTGCTGAGTTTATGACCTGTGAACCATGTATACAAAACTTGAGCCTAGCCACTTCCTTGAACCTAATGCTATAAAATTGTCTTAGACACTTCTGTGAGCCTTTAAGCTCAAGAGAGGTTGTCATAAGCTATGCTTTCGATTATAGCCATAAACCCCTAGCTACATGTAAGTATGTTTTGAAAAGGAAAGATGATGGGCCAGAATAAAAAAAGATTGCTTTCCTTATTTTCAGGCTGTGGAGGTATGGATCTTGGCTTTGAAGGAGGATTTAAGGTTCCTTTAGTCTCTATTGGCAAAGGACAAAAGGACTGGATCTCCAAAAACCACGGCAATGGCTGGGCCACGTTAAAAGAAACCAGTTTTCAGACAGTCTTCGCTAATGATATCGAAAGAGCGGCCAAGGCCGCTTGGGAGCCTTACTTTAAAGAAAAGCGAGGCAATTCTGAGGCTGTCTTTATACATGGCAGCATTGTCGATTTAGTAAAAGCGCATAAATCAGGGGAGTTTTCATTCCCATCTGATATTGACATCGTTACAGGAGGGTTTCCCTGTCAAGACTTTAGCGTGGCAGGAAAACGTAAAGGGTTCGCATCTCATAAGTCCCATAAAGGAGCTCTCATTGAGCCTGAAATGGACTGCCCCACAGAAGAGAATAGAGGCGTTTTATACAAATGGATGCGAGAAGTTATCGCCATTACGCTTCCTAAAATGTTTATAGCTGAAAATGTCAAAGGGCTAGTCAGTCTTCCAGACGCCCAAGCCATTATCTCTCAAGACTTTTCAGATGTAGGGGGAGGGTATCATGTTGTATCCCCTAGAGTATTGCACGCCGCAAGGTATGGGGTCCCTCAGACTAGAGAGCGTGTTATTTTTATCGGCTTCAGGAAAGACACTCTTAAGCCTGGAGTCCTAGAAAAACTTCAAGAGTTGGATACTTTCCCAGAAATGGACCCCTATCCTTCTCCTACCCATTTTTTACCGGGAGATTTCACCTCATCAAAGAAGAATACAGCTTTGCGGCCTTTTGTGTCCGTTGGAAGTGTCTTGAGAGACCTTCCAGAGCCTGACCTGTCTGACGATCTATCCCATCAGGGGTATTCAAAAGCTAAATTTATGGGGGCTCACTGCCAAGGACAAAAAGAAATTAATTTGAACTTACCCGGCCCTACTATTCGTTCTGAGCACCACGGGAATATAGAATTCAGAAGACTATCGGTTGAACACAACGGTAACAATACGACAGAATTGCAAAATGGTCTTGCCGAAAGAAGGCTTTCGGTAAGGGAGTGCGCAAGAATACAAACCTTTCCAGACGATATGGAATTTGTTAGAAAGCTAGATCCAAAAGACTGGAGAAAGCTTAGCATCACTGAAGGCTATAAGCTTGTTGGTAATG
This window contains:
- a CDS encoding ABC transporter ATP-binding protein yields the protein MTTASPPMTLWGLLKKYRTIFLRYKTELALGVLALGFTNGLGLLIPLQIKAAVDAIQAIYQPADAQIKTAPDLLWQGFYSHLWVIAGLAVLVLICRVASRHYLLGAGRRLEFDLRNQLYGHLLKMPVSYFAAHPPGELMSRMTNDVDATKYLTGGGIMLGVNTLLAYTLTIPMMLSLNWKLAMVTFLLYPIVIVFMGKISKKVRQGFYDVQTVLGEISTVAQENLNGMMVIQSYVREAQENQRFQTVCDSYFGAYTRLIHERILLFMLLAGLSGISTGLVLLVGGWQVIEKQLDWGGFVAFTMYLEHLAWPTMALGWTISIFQQGTAALQRLDEVFSAQPNIQDGSESVSTDSPVRGEIEIRNLTFAYNNPYAKPSPPTSEPEAFETETLEMSAPEAQQNRQAVLRDVSLTIRPGETVALVGSVGSGKSTLLRLLPRVLEVPEKTIFLDGQDITQIPLEALRAYMVFMPQASFLFSTSVQQNIAFGQPELLENNGKAQPAPEQPSIVQAAQTASVHLDIQGLPQQYQTLVGERGLMLSGGQRQRVALARAILMDAKVLVLDDPVSNVDADTERNIVSALRARKVFSDKTTLIATHRFSLVSLCDRVVLMDAGKILAVGTHTELLATQPLYQNLNRLQELRASLGDWGLDGETGGDKPIASAGEEDEALAALLENASEGAAS
- a CDS encoding DNA cytosine methyltransferase — protein: MGQNKKRLLSLFSGCGGMDLGFEGGFKVPLVSIGKGQKDWISKNHGNGWATLKETSFQTVFANDIERAAKAAWEPYFKEKRGNSEAVFIHGSIVDLVKAHKSGEFSFPSDIDIVTGGFPCQDFSVAGKRKGFASHKSHKGALIEPEMDCPTEENRGVLYKWMREVIAITLPKMFIAENVKGLVSLPDAQAIISQDFSDVGGGYHVVSPRVLHAARYGVPQTRERVIFIGFRKDTLKPGVLEKLQELDTFPEMDPYPSPTHFLPGDFTSSKKNTALRPFVSVGSVLRDLPEPDLSDDLSHQGYSKAKFMGAHCQGQKEINLNLPGPTIRSEHHGNIEFRRLSVEHNGNNTTELQNGLAERRLSVRECARIQTFPDDMEFVRKLDPKDWRKLSITEGYKLVGNAVPPLLAFNLAKRIETLWDTIFEESVNDNQRELSKERIRALA